The following are encoded in a window of Primulina eburnea isolate SZY01 chromosome 4, ASM2296580v1, whole genome shotgun sequence genomic DNA:
- the LOC140829430 gene encoding probable transcription factor PosF21: MDKDKSHHSSESLLPPSGRYSAFSPSGSLYNVKSEVPGSSKLPPFGPDGHFGHGSLPDSSRFSHDISRMLDNPPKKLGHRRAHSEILTLPDDISFDSDLGVVGGFDGPSFSDDTEEDLLSIYLGMDNFNSPSVTSEYQVGEASASIVTESHVRLALASSGSMSADIMATGLNDKPRIRHQHSQSMDGSATIKSDMLMSGLEDLTSAESKKALSAAKLAELALIDPKRAKRIWANRQSAARSKERKMRYIGELERKVQTLQTEATSLSAQLTLLQRDTNGLTAENGELKLQLQTSEQQVHLQDALNDALKEEIQHLRMLTGQTILNGGAKMNIPASYGANQQYYPNNHAANALLTAQQLQQLQIQQGQKQPHLTQQVQPSMQQELQQLRNSAPSSLYKFLAPNALSKD; the protein is encoded by the exons atggATAAGGACAAGTCTCACCACAGTAGTGAAAGCTTACTACCACCTTCGGGGAGGTACTCTGCTTTCTCACCATCTGGTAGTCTTTATAATGTGAAGTCAGAGGTACCAGGATCTTCAAAGTTACCTCCTTTTGGACCAGATGGTCATTTTGGTCACGGGTCACTACCTGATTCTAGCCGTTTTAGTCATGATATAAGCCGGATGCTTGACAACCCACCTAAGAAATTGGGGCACCGACGGGCTCACTCAGAGATTCTCACCCTCCCAGATGATATAAGCTTTGATAGTGATCTTGGGGTCGTGGGTGGATTTGATGGACCATCTTTTTCTGATGATACGGAGGAGGACCTGCTCTCCATATATCTCGGTATGGATAATTTCAATTCACCTTCGGTGACTTCTGAATACCAAGTCGGTGAAGCTTCTGCATCTATAGTAACCGAGTCACATGTTCGTCTTGCTCTGGCATCATCAGGCAGCATGTCAGCCGATATCATGGCTACTGGTTTAAATGATAAGCCAAGAATTAGGCATCAGCATAGCCAGTCCATGGATGGATCGGCTACTATCAAATCTGATATGCTAATGTCCGGTTTGGAAGATCTAACTTCAGCTGAATCCAAGAAAGCACTGTCTGCTGCGAAGCTTGCTGAACTTGCTCTTATCGATCCAAAGCGTGCTAAGag GATTTGGGCAAATAGGCAGTCTGCGGCAAGGTCAAAGGAACGGAAAATGAGGTATATAGGGGAGCTTGAAAGGAAAGTCCAGACCTTGCAAACAGAAGCAACTTCCTTGTCTGCACAGTTGACCTTGTTGCAG AGAGATACAAATGGTCTTACCGCTGAGAACGGTGAACTCAAACTTCAGTTGCAAACATCAGAACAACAAGTACACTTGCAAGATG CTTTGAATGATGCACTGAAGGAAGAGATCCAGCATCTGAGAATGCTGACAGGTCAAACAATTTTAAACGGTGGAGCTAAAATGAATATCCCCGCGTCCTATGGCGCAAACCAGCAATATTACCCCAACAATCATGCGGCAAACGCGTTGTTAACAGCTCAACAATTGCAGCAGCTCCAGATACAACAGGGTCAGAAACAGCCACACCTGACTCAGCAGGTGCAACCCTCGATGCAGCAGGAACTGCAGCAGCTGAGAAATTCTGCGCCATCTTCTCTGTATAAGTTCCTTGCTCCCAATGCGTTGTCAAAGGATTAG